From the Rhodoferax sp. WC2427 genome, one window contains:
- a CDS encoding sirohydrochlorin chelatase has translation MTLDTILLIGHGSREQSGNDEILAFAEHWRQRQPGWRIEVCFIEFSDTTMGEGLRRAAAGAHRVVVVPLILNAAGHVKMDIPQAIDGARLQFPLVQFLYAPHLTACDPILEILRRRLKGAMQALDMPDPTTTGVVLLGRGSSDRQANGDMAKMARWLMEETDHELVDLAFTGITYPRLEKAVQRQSLLGMRQVVVLPYYLFNGTLVERIARQVAHLQAQYPTLRFIATKYFGFEKEIFELLEQRVMDLKRNAPAALMPCDGCKFRSFAEEHGMGGHHHDGAAPHSHGPDHPHEHGHPHAHDHAHPHGHDHDHARI, from the coding sequence ATGACCCTAGACACCATTTTGCTGATCGGCCACGGCTCGCGTGAACAGTCGGGCAACGACGAGATTTTGGCCTTCGCCGAACACTGGCGGCAGCGCCAGCCGGGCTGGCGTATCGAGGTCTGCTTCATCGAGTTTTCCGACACCACCATGGGCGAGGGCCTGCGCCGCGCGGCGGCGGGCGCCCACCGCGTGGTGGTGGTGCCGCTGATTTTGAACGCGGCGGGCCACGTGAAGATGGACATTCCACAGGCCATCGACGGCGCGCGCCTGCAGTTCCCGCTGGTGCAGTTTTTGTACGCGCCGCACCTCACCGCCTGCGACCCGATTCTGGAGATCCTGCGCCGCCGCCTCAAGGGTGCGATGCAGGCGCTGGACATGCCCGACCCCACCACCACCGGCGTGGTGCTGCTGGGCCGGGGCTCGTCCGACCGCCAGGCCAATGGCGACATGGCCAAGATGGCGCGCTGGCTGATGGAAGAAACCGACCACGAGCTGGTGGACCTGGCCTTTACCGGCATCACCTACCCGCGCCTGGAAAAAGCCGTGCAGCGCCAGAGCCTGCTGGGTATGCGGCAGGTGGTGGTGCTGCCGTACTACCTGTTCAACGGCACGCTGGTGGAGCGCATCGCCCGCCAGGTGGCGCACCTGCAGGCCCAGTACCCCACGCTGCGCTTTATTGCGACGAAATACTTCGGTTTTGAGAAGGAAATTTTCGAACTGCTGGAGCAGCGGGTGATGGACCTGAAGCGCAACGCCCCGGCGGCGCTGATGCCCTGCGACGGCTGCAAGTTCCGCAGCTTTGCCGAGGAGCACGGCATGGGTGGCCACCACCACGATGGCGCGGCGCCGCACAGCCATGGGCCCGACCATCCTCACGAGCATGGCCATCCCCATGCGCACGACCACGCGCACCCCCACGGGCACGACCATGACCACGCCCGCATCTAA
- the cobM gene encoding precorrin-4 C(11)-methyltransferase encodes MSTEIGTVWFVGAGPGDPELITVKGRGLVERAGAILYAGSLVSAAAMRWAPADCVVADSKEMTLEQMSSWLIAQAGRCQTVVRLQTGDPGLYGALIELVQPLDAAGVPLQVVPGVSSAMASAAAAVESLTLPEVTQTVIFTRVEGRTPMPPGESLAALAAHHCTLCIFLSITLLGKVASELLAAGWSPDAPVVVVHKASWPGEEKIVRGTVATIQALCREARIATQSMVIASPTLGARQWTTLAKSKLYDASFTHRFRRASVPAENLTLESP; translated from the coding sequence ATGTCCACTGAAATCGGAACCGTCTGGTTCGTCGGCGCGGGCCCGGGCGACCCGGAACTCATCACTGTCAAAGGCCGCGGCCTGGTGGAACGCGCCGGGGCCATTCTGTACGCGGGCTCGCTGGTTAGCGCAGCCGCGATGCGCTGGGCACCCGCCGACTGCGTGGTGGCCGACAGCAAGGAGATGACGCTGGAGCAGATGTCCTCCTGGCTCATCGCCCAGGCCGGGCGCTGCCAGACGGTGGTGCGCCTGCAAACCGGCGACCCCGGCCTGTACGGCGCCTTGATCGAGCTGGTGCAGCCGCTGGACGCGGCGGGCGTGCCGCTGCAGGTGGTGCCGGGCGTGTCGTCGGCCATGGCCAGCGCGGCGGCGGCGGTGGAAAGCCTGACCCTGCCCGAGGTGACGCAGACCGTGATCTTCACCCGTGTGGAAGGCCGCACGCCCATGCCCCCAGGCGAGTCGCTGGCAGCGCTGGCGGCGCACCACTGCACGCTGTGCATCTTTCTGAGCATCACGCTGCTGGGCAAGGTGGCCTCCGAGCTGCTGGCCGCAGGCTGGTCGCCCGACGCACCCGTGGTGGTGGTGCACAAAGCCAGCTGGCCAGGCGAGGAAAAGATCGTGCGCGGCACCGTGGCCACCATCCAGGCCCTGTGCCGCGAGGCCCGCATTGCCACCCAGTCCATGGTCATCGCCAGCCCCACCCTGGGTGCGCGCCAATGGACCACCCTGGCCAAGTCCAAGCTCTACGACGCCAGTTTCACCCACCGGTTTCGCCGCGCCAGCGTGCCTGCCGAGAACCTTACTTTGGAATCCCCATGA
- a CDS encoding cobyrinate a,c-diamide synthase, translated as MPNICNALLVAAPASGQGKTTVTAALAAWHVGQGRRVRVFKTGPDFLDPMVLERASGHPVYQLDLWMGGEAHCRALLHAAALDADVILVEGVMGLFDGTPSSADLAQALGLPVLAVIDGAAMAQTFGALAHGLSSFRPGLQFAGVLANRVGSATHAQMLQDSLPAGLRWWGALPRSADYALPERHLGLVQAAEVAQLDQRIALAAQAIGPSAEGMASPVRFDPSPAEPVPPLLAGVRIAVARDAAFSFLYAANLDTLRALGAELHFFSPLADARLPDAHSLYLPGGYPELHLAQLHANQPMRAAIQAHHAAGKPTVAECGGMLALLDSLAAHDGSAVPMWGLLPGTAALQKRFVNLGMHAVDLPEGRLRGHSFHHARMDSAMAPMATTQPQRQSGQGEPVYRTGRLHASFLHLYFPSNPPAVARLFAPKESHVH; from the coding sequence ATGCCTAATATTTGCAATGCGCTGCTGGTGGCAGCGCCTGCCTCCGGCCAGGGTAAAACCACGGTGACGGCGGCGCTGGCCGCCTGGCATGTGGGCCAGGGCCGCCGGGTGCGCGTGTTCAAGACCGGGCCCGACTTCCTGGACCCCATGGTGCTGGAGCGCGCCAGCGGCCACCCCGTGTACCAGCTCGACCTGTGGATGGGCGGCGAGGCCCACTGCCGGGCGCTGCTGCACGCGGCGGCGTTGGACGCCGATGTGATCCTGGTCGAAGGTGTGATGGGCCTGTTCGACGGCACCCCCAGCAGCGCCGACCTGGCCCAGGCCCTGGGCCTGCCGGTGCTGGCGGTGATCGACGGCGCGGCCATGGCGCAGACCTTTGGCGCGCTGGCCCATGGCCTGAGCAGCTTCCGCCCCGGCCTGCAGTTCGCCGGGGTGCTGGCCAACCGCGTCGGCAGTGCGACGCACGCGCAGATGCTGCAGGACAGCCTGCCCGCCGGCCTGCGCTGGTGGGGCGCACTGCCGCGTTCGGCCGACTACGCGCTGCCCGAGCGGCACCTGGGCCTGGTGCAGGCCGCCGAAGTGGCGCAACTGGACCAGCGCATCGCTCTGGCCGCCCAGGCCATCGGTCCCAGTGCCGAGGGCATGGCCAGCCCGGTGCGGTTTGACCCCAGCCCGGCAGAACCCGTCCCCCCGCTGCTCGCCGGTGTGCGCATTGCAGTGGCGCGCGATGCCGCTTTCTCGTTCTTGTACGCCGCCAACCTGGACACGCTGCGTGCGCTGGGAGCCGAGCTGCACTTCTTCTCGCCCCTGGCCGATGCCCGCTTGCCCGACGCGCACAGCCTGTACCTGCCCGGCGGCTACCCCGAGCTGCACCTGGCGCAGCTCCACGCCAACCAGCCCATGCGCGCCGCCATCCAGGCCCACCACGCGGCAGGCAAACCCACCGTGGCCGAGTGCGGCGGCATGCTGGCGCTGCTGGACAGCCTGGCCGCGCACGACGGCAGCGCCGTGCCGATGTGGGGCCTGCTGCCGGGCACGGCGGCACTGCAAAAGCGCTTTGTCAACCTGGGCATGCACGCTGTCGACCTGCCCGAGGGGCGGCTGCGCGGCCACAGCTTCCACCATGCGCGCATGGACAGCGCCATGGCCCCTATGGCCACCACCCAGCCGCAGCGCCAAAGCGGCCAGGGCGAGCCGGTCTACCGCACCGGGCGGCTGCATGCCTCGTTCCTGCACCTGTATTTCCCCTCCAACCCCCCGGCCGTGGCGCGGCTGTTTGCGCCCAAGGAAAGCCATGTCCACTGA
- a CDS encoding diguanylate cyclase, with amino-acid sequence MQTPSHALNRFGWVHTLKFKIMAMAVVTGVLSALVTTQLVLVTTRADIQRSLMQDEGNDVERTAALLGTKVSMLSDALQAVAQQAPADMWNDTATVQQFLVGKPALGTLFENLLAIRTDGQMLARIGQNAGSTPLPNIAERAYFQQALVSNEPVISEPLQAKVIKAPVVIIATPTRDAQHHVTGVIAGAVRLQSSSLFSEVTRIPSQDGSRVLIMDRAGVLLAHTNPARLMGNAANEPGLEGLFQRWQVQGGPIDTTGTVVLDQGHLVTMAGIPGSPWMLVRLTPLAVAMQPVQAAQATAWRAAAGVGLLVAMLAGAMAWHLTRPISDLRERAEKMLSEGADDTEAWPSDRGEVGQLALAFQQVVEQRKQKQSETQALLAKLAAVLNHAEVGITLTRSGHFELVSSQFCQIFELDKLQLVGQPTLKIHPSAEAYQALSARAHPAFMQHGAFEGEVELMRGSGALFWARMRGRAVVPGDRTQGTIWTVEDITASREHRERLAWTSSHDALTGLANRPAFEALLARATDRAGSVPFCAMFIDLDRFKQVNDTGGHAAGDALLRDVAQTLAAQVRQTDTVARLGGDEFAIFLGSCPLEQALEIGEKLRTAVEAYRLPWEGHSFSVSTSIGLVAVDGSYTTVADVLRAADAACYAAKEKGRNAVAVFDPLVAKVEKGAI; translated from the coding sequence ATGCAGACTCCATCCCATGCCCTCAACCGTTTTGGCTGGGTCCATACGCTCAAGTTCAAGATCATGGCCATGGCGGTGGTCACGGGCGTCTTGTCGGCCCTGGTGACCACCCAATTGGTGCTGGTTACTACGCGGGCCGACATCCAGCGTTCGCTGATGCAAGACGAAGGCAACGATGTCGAGCGAACCGCCGCGCTTCTGGGCACCAAGGTGAGCATGCTCAGCGACGCATTGCAGGCCGTGGCACAGCAGGCACCTGCGGACATGTGGAACGACACCGCGACCGTCCAGCAGTTCCTGGTGGGTAAGCCCGCCTTGGGTACGTTGTTTGAAAACCTGCTGGCCATCCGTACCGACGGCCAGATGCTGGCACGTATTGGCCAAAACGCCGGCTCCACCCCTCTGCCCAATATTGCCGAGCGGGCCTATTTTCAGCAGGCGCTTGTCAGCAACGAACCGGTCATCTCCGAACCGCTGCAAGCGAAGGTGATTAAGGCACCGGTGGTGATCATCGCCACCCCCACGCGGGATGCCCAACACCACGTGACCGGGGTGATTGCTGGCGCTGTGCGGCTCCAATCCAGCAGCCTGTTTTCAGAGGTGACCCGCATCCCCAGCCAGGATGGTTCACGCGTTCTCATCATGGACCGCGCTGGAGTGCTGTTGGCGCATACCAATCCCGCCCGTTTGATGGGCAATGCCGCCAACGAACCGGGCCTGGAGGGCCTGTTCCAGCGCTGGCAGGTCCAGGGAGGCCCGATCGACACCACTGGAACCGTCGTCCTGGACCAGGGCCACCTGGTGACCATGGCCGGTATCCCCGGCTCGCCATGGATGCTGGTTCGGCTGACCCCGCTGGCAGTCGCCATGCAACCCGTGCAAGCCGCCCAGGCCACCGCCTGGAGGGCCGCCGCTGGGGTGGGCCTGCTGGTCGCCATGCTGGCCGGTGCCATGGCGTGGCATCTCACCCGCCCTATTTCCGATCTGCGCGAACGGGCTGAAAAAATGCTGTCCGAAGGGGCGGACGACACCGAGGCCTGGCCAAGCGACCGCGGCGAAGTCGGTCAATTGGCGCTTGCGTTCCAGCAGGTGGTCGAACAGCGCAAGCAAAAGCAGAGCGAAACCCAAGCGCTGCTGGCCAAGTTGGCCGCCGTCTTGAACCATGCCGAGGTCGGCATCACCCTGACCCGCAGCGGCCATTTCGAACTGGTGAGCAGCCAGTTTTGCCAGATTTTCGAACTCGACAAACTCCAGTTGGTGGGCCAGCCCACCCTGAAAATCCACCCGTCTGCCGAGGCCTACCAGGCCCTGTCGGCACGGGCCCACCCGGCCTTCATGCAACACGGTGCCTTCGAAGGCGAGGTGGAGCTGATGCGCGGCTCGGGCGCGCTGTTTTGGGCCCGTATGCGGGGCCGCGCCGTGGTGCCAGGCGACCGCACGCAAGGCACGATCTGGACCGTGGAAGACATCACCGCCTCGCGCGAACACCGGGAGCGCCTGGCCTGGACCTCCAGCCACGATGCACTCACCGGCCTGGCCAACCGCCCGGCCTTCGAAGCCCTGCTGGCCCGCGCCACCGACCGCGCAGGCAGCGTGCCCTTTTGCGCCATGTTCATCGACCTGGACCGCTTCAAACAGGTCAACGACACCGGCGGCCACGCGGCGGGCGATGCCCTGCTGCGCGATGTGGCCCAGACCTTGGCCGCCCAGGTGCGCCAGACCGACACCGTGGCCCGCCTGGGCGGAGATGAGTTCGCCATCTTCCTTGGCAGTTGCCCTTTGGAACAGGCGCTGGAGATCGGTGAAAAATTGCGCACCGCCGTGGAAGCCTACCGCCTGCCCTGGGAAGGCCACAGCTTCAGCGTCAGCACCAGCATCGGCCTGGTGGCGGTGGACGGCAGCTACACCACCGTAGCCGACGTACTGCGCGCCGCCGACGCCGCCTGCTACGCCGCCAAGGAAAAGGGGCGCAACGCGGTGGCGGTGTTTGATCCGCTGGTGGCAAAGGTGGAGAAAGGGGCGATCTGA
- a CDS encoding low molecular weight protein-tyrosine-phosphatase: MKTYSVLFVCMGNICRSPTAHGVFQHKVHALGLGHRIQVDSAGTHNYHPNSPPDSRSQAHASRRGYDLSRLRARQILDADFEVHDLILVMDWDNLALAQSESPPRHHPKIRRLTEFCESHDSPVVPDPYYGGERGFEEVLDLVEDACEGLLRHVQRQLG; this comes from the coding sequence ATGAAAACCTACTCTGTTCTTTTTGTCTGCATGGGCAACATCTGCCGCAGCCCAACCGCCCACGGCGTGTTCCAGCACAAGGTGCACGCGCTCGGCCTGGGCCATCGCATCCAGGTGGATTCCGCAGGCACCCACAACTACCACCCCAACAGCCCACCAGACAGCCGCTCCCAGGCCCATGCGTCCCGGCGAGGCTACGACTTGTCACGCTTGCGGGCACGGCAGATCCTGGATGCCGACTTTGAAGTGCACGACCTGATCCTGGTGATGGACTGGGACAACCTGGCCCTCGCGCAAAGCGAAAGCCCACCCCGCCACCACCCCAAGATCCGCCGCCTGACCGAGTTCTGCGAAAGCCACGACAGCCCAGTGGTGCCAGACCCCTACTACGGTGGCGAGCGCGGGTTTGAGGAAGTGCTGGACCTGGTGGAGGACGCCTGCGAGGGCTTGCTCAGGCATGTACAGCGCCAATTGGGCTGA
- a CDS encoding DUF72 domain-containing protein gives MAILVGTASWTDQSLVACKRFYPRGVHSAEDRLRFYASQFPTVEVDSSYYAMPTAHNAQLWADRTPEGFVFNVKAFRLFTGHQTSPLMLPRDIQAALPATRRPNVYYRELPGELVDELWLRFVGALEPLQRVGKLKAVHFQFPPWIQRNRSGHAHVRECVQRMAGYLVAVEFRHASWFEGEARQATLDFEQALGVVHTVVDGPQGFDNSVPAIWQATHPELAIVRLHGRNQASWNQKGHAASSDRFNYDYPAAELASLVPPIQQLAAHIGTVQVVFNNNMEDQGQRNARTLMEMLGVSGGTGSTRMPSLFD, from the coding sequence ATGGCCATTTTGGTAGGCACTGCATCCTGGACGGACCAGTCCTTGGTGGCGTGCAAGCGTTTCTATCCGCGCGGTGTGCACAGCGCCGAAGACCGCTTGCGGTTTTACGCCTCGCAGTTCCCGACCGTGGAGGTGGATTCCAGCTACTACGCCATGCCCACTGCGCACAACGCGCAGCTGTGGGCAGACCGAACTCCCGAAGGGTTCGTGTTCAACGTGAAGGCGTTTCGGCTGTTCACGGGCCACCAAACCTCGCCGCTGATGCTGCCCAGGGACATCCAGGCGGCCTTGCCTGCGACACGGCGCCCTAACGTGTACTACCGTGAATTGCCGGGTGAACTGGTGGATGAACTTTGGCTGCGCTTTGTGGGCGCACTGGAGCCGTTGCAGCGCGTGGGCAAACTGAAGGCCGTGCATTTTCAGTTTCCGCCCTGGATCCAGCGCAATCGCTCGGGCCATGCCCACGTACGCGAGTGTGTGCAGCGCATGGCTGGGTATCTGGTTGCGGTGGAGTTTCGGCACGCGTCCTGGTTTGAGGGGGAGGCCCGGCAAGCGACACTGGATTTTGAGCAGGCGCTCGGCGTGGTCCACACCGTGGTGGACGGTCCGCAAGGGTTTGACAACAGCGTACCGGCCATCTGGCAAGCCACCCATCCGGAGCTGGCCATCGTGCGGTTGCATGGCCGCAACCAGGCGTCCTGGAACCAGAAAGGGCACGCGGCATCTTCGGATCGCTTCAACTACGACTACCCAGCGGCAGAGCTGGCCAGTCTGGTGCCTCCCATCCAGCAACTGGCCGCCCACATTGGCACCGTTCAGGTGGTGTTCAACAACAATATGGAAGACCAAGGTCAGAGGAATGCGCGCACCCTGATGGAAATGCTGGGTGTGTCCGGTGGCACGGGATCGACGCGGATGCCGTCGTTGTTCGACTGA
- a CDS encoding ATP-dependent helicase codes for MSTVLPSPVDPFAELNPAQQDAVRHGLGDQASDTRPLLVIAGAGSGKTNTLAHRVANLILHGADPQRILLLTFSRRAAVEMERRVASVVGRVLKASGATSSFAARLPTAPVPALPWSGTFHSVGARLLREYALRIGLDEAFTIHDRSDSEDLLGLVRHDLNLSATKNRFPQKGTCLAIYSRVVNTQGSLAEVLASTFTWCAAWESELKTLFRSYVEAKQTQNVLDYDDLLLCWAEMASEPVLAAELGQRFDHVLVDEYQDTNRLQAAILLGMKPDGAGVTVVGDDAQSIYAFRGATVRNILDFPHQFGQTGQAGPIGQVARVVTLERNYRSTQPILEASNAVIAQARERHAKTLWTDKMSSTKPQLVLVPDEADEARWVANQILAHREAGLRLKSQAVLFRTSSHSAAVELELTRRGIPFVKFGGLKFLEATHVKDMLAILRFAQNPRGRLAGMRVTQLIPGIGAVTATRLLDAMAQSTHPQAVLDTFEPPGGAKLEWQAFATLYRSLRHPQLAWPADMALAKQWYLPHLERLHDDADARRADIENQERMASGYASAERFLTDLTLDPPDATSDQSGVPSRDEDYTTLSTIHSAKGQEWKAVFVLRAVDGCIPSDMATGHSADIEEERRLLYVAMTRARDYLHVMQPHRFYVTQQRTSGDRHVYALRTRFITAAMLPGFERISWPSAPPGTPGSTQATGAVMQVRDRVRAAWR; via the coding sequence ATGTCCACCGTGTTGCCCTCCCCTGTTGATCCCTTCGCTGAGCTGAACCCGGCCCAGCAGGATGCCGTGCGCCACGGCCTGGGTGACCAGGCCAGCGACACCCGACCCTTGCTGGTCATCGCCGGCGCGGGGTCGGGCAAAACCAATACCTTGGCCCACCGGGTGGCCAACTTGATTCTGCACGGTGCCGATCCCCAACGCATCCTGCTGCTGACGTTCTCACGCCGGGCCGCCGTCGAAATGGAGCGCCGCGTGGCCAGCGTTGTGGGTCGGGTTCTGAAAGCCAGCGGGGCGACCTCTTCCTTTGCGGCCCGCCTGCCTACGGCGCCTGTGCCAGCCCTCCCCTGGTCGGGCACCTTCCACAGTGTGGGCGCGCGCCTGCTGCGCGAATATGCGCTGCGCATCGGACTGGATGAGGCCTTCACCATCCATGACCGTAGCGATTCCGAAGACTTGCTCGGGCTGGTACGCCACGACTTGAACCTGTCGGCCACGAAGAACCGGTTTCCGCAAAAGGGCACCTGCCTGGCCATCTACTCGCGGGTAGTGAACACGCAGGGGTCGCTGGCGGAAGTGCTGGCCTCGACCTTCACTTGGTGTGCCGCCTGGGAAAGTGAACTCAAAACCCTGTTCCGCAGCTATGTGGAAGCCAAGCAAACGCAAAACGTGCTGGACTACGACGACCTGCTGCTGTGCTGGGCAGAAATGGCCTCCGAGCCGGTATTGGCGGCCGAACTGGGCCAGCGCTTCGACCACGTGCTGGTCGACGAATACCAGGACACCAACCGGCTGCAGGCGGCGATCCTGCTGGGCATGAAGCCCGATGGTGCCGGTGTCACCGTGGTCGGCGACGATGCCCAATCCATCTACGCCTTCCGCGGTGCCACGGTACGCAACATCCTGGACTTCCCGCACCAGTTCGGTCAGACGGGGCAAGCGGGGCCCATAGGACAAGTAGCCCGCGTCGTCACTCTGGAGCGCAACTATCGGTCGACGCAGCCCATCCTGGAAGCCTCCAACGCGGTCATCGCCCAGGCGCGGGAGCGCCACGCCAAGACCTTGTGGACCGACAAGATGTCCAGCACCAAGCCCCAACTGGTGCTGGTGCCCGACGAAGCCGACGAGGCGCGCTGGGTTGCCAACCAGATACTGGCCCACCGCGAAGCCGGTCTGCGCCTGAAGTCCCAGGCGGTGCTGTTCCGCACTTCGTCGCACAGCGCAGCGGTGGAGCTGGAACTGACGCGGCGCGGCATCCCGTTCGTGAAATTCGGGGGCCTCAAATTCCTGGAGGCCACCCACGTGAAAGACATGCTGGCCATTTTGCGTTTCGCCCAGAACCCACGGGGTCGGCTGGCAGGCATGCGGGTCACGCAGCTGATTCCGGGTATCGGCGCGGTCACGGCCACGCGGCTACTGGATGCCATGGCGCAGTCCACCCACCCACAGGCGGTGCTCGACACCTTTGAGCCACCCGGCGGCGCCAAGCTGGAATGGCAAGCCTTCGCCACCTTGTACCGGAGCCTGCGCCATCCACAGTTGGCATGGCCCGCCGATATGGCGCTGGCCAAGCAGTGGTACCTTCCCCACCTGGAGCGCCTGCACGACGATGCCGACGCGCGGCGCGCCGATATCGAGAACCAGGAGCGCATGGCCAGTGGCTATGCCAGCGCTGAGCGCTTTCTGACCGACCTGACGCTGGACCCGCCCGATGCCACCAGCGACCAGTCCGGCGTACCGAGCCGGGACGAGGACTACACCACGCTGTCCACCATCCACTCGGCCAAGGGACAGGAATGGAAAGCGGTGTTTGTGCTGCGCGCGGTGGATGGCTGCATACCGTCCGACATGGCCACCGGCCACAGCGCCGACATCGAAGAGGAACGGCGCCTGCTGTATGTGGCCATGACGCGAGCGCGGGACTATTTGCACGTAATGCAGCCGCACCGGTTCTATGTGACCCAGCAGCGCACCAGCGGGGACCGGCATGTGTATGCGCTGCGCACGCGGTTTATCACGGCGGCCATGCTGCCAGGATTCGAGCGCATCAGCTGGCCATCGGCACCACCGGGCACCCCAGGATCCACGCAAGCGACGGGAGCGGTGATGCAGGTGCGGGATCGGGTGCGGGCGGCCTGGCGCTGA
- the glmS gene encoding glutamine--fructose-6-phosphate transaminase (isomerizing) → MCGIVGAVSTRNIVPILVQGLQRLEYRGYDSCGVAIQDNGQMTQNTGALRRARSTSRVAELMAQVAEDHIEGGTGIAHTRWATHGAPAVHNAHPHFSHGPGANSSDRPGRIALVHNGIIENHDELRAALQAKGYVFTSQTDTEVIAHLVDSLYNGDLFEAVKATVLQLRGGYAIAVFSKDEPHRIIGARAGSPLILGVGQGEIFLASDAMALAGVTDQIVYLEEGDVVDVQLGKYWIVDKAHKPVIRSVKTVLAHSGAAELGPYRHYMQKEIFEQPRAIGDTLEGVTSIVPGLFDGPNGGDAAKVFADIDSVLILACGTSYYSGCTAKYWLESIAKVPTQVEIASEYRYRDSVPNPKTLIVTITQSGETADTLAALRHAQGLGVQHTLTVCNVSTSAMVRECELAYITRAGVEIGVASTKAFTTQLAGLFLLTLALAKTKGRLSAEEEAEHLKAMRHLPAALQAVLALEPQLIAWAEDFAPKENALFLGRGLHYPIALEGALKLKEITYIHAEAYAAGELKHGPLALVTSEMPVVAVAPNDTLIEKLKSNLQEVRARGGVLYVLADADSHIASGEGLHVIRMPEHYGALSPLLHVVPLQLLAYHTACARGTDVDKPRNLAKSVTVE, encoded by the coding sequence ATGTGTGGCATCGTTGGCGCAGTCTCTACCCGCAATATCGTCCCTATCTTGGTCCAGGGCCTGCAACGGCTGGAATACCGGGGCTATGACTCGTGCGGCGTGGCCATCCAGGACAACGGCCAGATGACGCAAAACACCGGTGCCCTGCGCCGCGCCCGCAGCACCTCGCGCGTGGCCGAGCTGATGGCCCAGGTGGCCGAGGACCACATCGAAGGCGGCACCGGCATTGCCCACACCCGCTGGGCCACCCATGGCGCACCGGCGGTGCACAACGCCCACCCCCATTTCAGCCACGGCCCCGGCGCCAATTCATCCGACCGCCCCGGCCGCATCGCCCTGGTGCACAACGGCATCATCGAAAACCACGACGAACTGCGCGCCGCCCTGCAAGCCAAGGGCTACGTGTTTACCAGCCAGACCGACACCGAGGTCATCGCCCACCTGGTCGATAGCCTGTACAACGGCGACCTGTTTGAAGCCGTGAAAGCCACCGTGCTGCAACTGCGCGGCGGCTATGCGATTGCGGTGTTCAGCAAGGACGAGCCGCACCGCATCATCGGCGCGCGTGCCGGTTCACCCCTGATCCTGGGCGTGGGCCAGGGCGAGATCTTCCTGGCCAGCGATGCGATGGCCCTGGCCGGTGTGACCGACCAGATCGTCTACCTGGAAGAGGGTGACGTGGTGGACGTGCAACTGGGCAAATACTGGATCGTGGACAAGGCCCACAAGCCCGTCATCCGCAGCGTCAAAACCGTGCTGGCCCACAGCGGCGCGGCCGAACTCGGCCCGTACCGCCACTACATGCAGAAAGAGATCTTCGAGCAGCCCCGTGCCATCGGCGACACGCTGGAAGGCGTGACCTCCATCGTGCCCGGCCTGTTCGACGGCCCTAACGGCGGTGATGCCGCCAAAGTGTTTGCCGACATCGACTCGGTCCTCATCCTGGCCTGCGGCACCAGCTACTACAGCGGCTGCACCGCCAAGTACTGGCTGGAATCCATCGCCAAGGTGCCCACCCAGGTGGAGATTGCCAGCGAATACCGCTACCGCGACTCGGTGCCCAACCCCAAGACCCTGATCGTCACCATCACCCAGTCTGGCGAAACCGCCGACACCCTGGCCGCCCTGCGCCACGCCCAAGGCCTGGGCGTGCAGCACACGCTGACGGTCTGCAACGTCTCCACCTCGGCCATGGTGCGCGAGTGCGAGCTGGCCTACATCACCCGTGCGGGCGTCGAGATCGGCGTGGCCTCCACCAAGGCCTTCACCACCCAGCTGGCGGGCTTGTTCCTGCTGACCCTGGCCCTGGCCAAAACCAAGGGCCGCCTGAGCGCCGAAGAAGAAGCCGAGCACCTCAAAGCCATGCGCCACCTGCCCGCTGCGCTGCAAGCAGTGCTGGCGCTGGAGCCCCAGCTCATCGCCTGGGCCGAAGACTTCGCACCGAAAGAAAACGCCCTGTTCCTGGGCCGCGGCCTGCACTACCCCATCGCCCTGGAAGGCGCGCTCAAGCTCAAGGAAATCACCTACATCCACGCCGAAGCCTATGCCGCAGGCGAGCTCAAACACGGCCCCCTGGCCCTGGTGACCAGCGAGATGCCCGTGGTGGCCGTGGCCCCCAACGACACGCTGATCGAAAAGCTCAAGAGCAACCTGCAAGAAGTCCGCGCCCGCGGCGGCGTGCTCTACGTGCTGGCCGATGCCGACTCCCACATCGCCAGCGGCGAAGGCCTGCACGTGATCCGCATGCCCGAACACTACGGCGCGCTGTCGCCCCTGCTGCACGTGGTGCCACTGCAATTGCTGGCGTACCACACGGCGTGTGCGCGGGGGACCGATGTGGACAAACCGCGGAATTTGGCGAAGAGCGTGACCGTCGAATAA